The nucleotide window TGGTTATTGTAATCTTGAATTCATTATCACCTGTTTTGCTTTTTTCCCCGCAGAGGCTACCTGCGGCTAGTTCGGCTTCCAGCCACGGCGGAACATGGCTGCACAGTACTTCCAGTTCATAAAATTCGCCTTTGCGGATAAAGGGAAGCAAGGCCTGTTTCGTGGTAATTCCAGTATTCCCTTCTTGAATCTCTTTCAGGGAAATCCGGTAGCAACCATCAGCAACCGCCACGGGAGCCACCCGGTCCACACCGCATTCCCCGGCAACTCTCTTCATCAGCGAATTTTCTTCTTCCATAATGATATGATCAAGAAAATCTAAGGGATTGCCCTCGTATTCCCATACACTGAAACCGCCCTTTTCCAGTTCAAAGTATGGAACACCGGTAATGGAAAGACCTACGAAAATTTTGCACTCGCCCAGGAAATCCTGTACATTCGTCATTTTTTTGCGAAGCTCCGGCAGGCCGGAAGTCCGGCTTATGGAGAACTCTTTTTCTTTTAATATTGTCCAATGGCCTTGTTCCTTCCGGCAGACAGCGATCATACCCCTCTCAAACAAGGAGGCTGTCCGGCCGTCTTCCCCAATATATACGGCAATATCTTCGGGCATTGATTTTCTCCTCCTCCACTGCCATCATTCCCCTTAATTTTTATATGGCTTTCCTACTCCACAGGCC belongs to Pelotomaculum isophthalicicum JI and includes:
- a CDS encoding Fe-only nitrogenase accessory AnfO family protein; amino-acid sequence: MPEDIAVYIGEDGRTASLFERGMIAVCRKEQGHWTILKEKEFSISRTSGLPELRKKMTNVQDFLGECKIFVGLSITGVPYFELEKGGFSVWEYEGNPLDFLDHIIMEEENSLMKRVAGECGVDRVAPVAVADGCYRISLKEIQEGNTGITTKQALLPFIRKGEFYELEVLCSHVPPWLEAELAAGSLCGEKSKTGDNEFKITITRKYCCQP